The following proteins are co-located in the Sphingobacteriales bacterium genome:
- a CDS encoding DUF1289 domain-containing protein has translation MKEIQSPCISVCTYNEERICIGCYRSEEEISNWLFMSAEEKQQVIRNTMQRKGSDYYGNNPF, from the coding sequence ATGAAAGAGATTCAAAGTCCCTGTATCAGCGTTTGCACCTATAATGAAGAAAGGATTTGTATCGGGTGTTACCGTAGTGAAGAAGAAATCTCCAACTGGTTGTTTATGAGTGCGGAAGAAAAACAGCAGGTAATCAGAAACACCATGCAGAGAAAAGGAAGTGATTATTATGGGAATAACCCGTTTTAA